One Novipirellula galeiformis DNA segment encodes these proteins:
- the mnhG gene encoding monovalent cation/H(+) antiporter subunit G has product MSLIDALSWILLLSGSVFSIIGGIGIVRLPEFFSRMHGAGITDTMGAGLIVAGLLLQAGLSLTALKLVAILFFLTVTSPSSCHALARSALSHGLKPMLDGETNREDASKS; this is encoded by the coding sequence ATGAGCCTAATTGATGCTTTGAGTTGGATCCTGCTGCTATCGGGCTCCGTCTTTTCCATTATCGGCGGGATTGGGATCGTTCGTCTTCCCGAGTTTTTCTCGCGGATGCATGGTGCCGGGATCACCGACACGATGGGTGCGGGATTGATCGTCGCCGGATTGTTACTGCAAGCGGGGCTGAGTCTGACAGCGCTGAAACTTGTCGCGATCCTGTTTTTCTTAACCGTGACCAGCCCGAGTTCTTGCCATGCCTTAGCTCGTTCGGCGTTGAGCCATGGTTTGAAACCGATGTTGGATGGCGAGACGAACCGCGAGGATGCGAGCAAGTCATGA
- a CDS encoding monovalent cation/H+ antiporter complex subunit F: MSFDMFAVTSIAILVTMSLALIRAMWGPTVFDRVLALNTFGTKTVLLICVVDFMTGRDDFLDLALLYSLMNFIGMVALLRFAEYGSFGDEGVSS, encoded by the coding sequence ATGAGCTTTGATATGTTCGCGGTGACCTCGATCGCGATTTTGGTGACGATGAGTTTGGCACTGATTCGCGCCATGTGGGGACCGACCGTTTTCGATCGAGTGTTAGCGCTCAATACGTTTGGCACGAAAACGGTGTTGCTGATCTGTGTGGTCGATTTCATGACCGGACGCGACGATTTTCTCGATCTCGCGTTGCTCTACAGTCTGATGAACTTTATCGGCATGGTGGCACTGTTGCGGTTTGCCGAATACGGCAGCTTCGGCGACGAGGGCGTATCGTCATGA